One Malus domestica chromosome 11, GDT2T_hap1 genomic region harbors:
- the LOC139189294 gene encoding probable magnesium transporter NIPA9 isoform X1: MDIFGALLMLRALSLAPVSVIQPVSGCGLAILSIFSHFYLKEMMNDVDWMGITLAGIGTIGVGAGGEEQKASIISVFDLPWLAIVVAFLFVLLNGWLRIYRRQRKEQELMEYEVVEEIIYGLESGILFGMASVITKMGFVFLEQGFHSMLVPICVIISICCSGTGFYYQEC; this comes from the exons ATGGATATATTCGGAGCTTTGTTAATGTTGAGAGCATTGTCTTTAGCTCCT GTGTCTGTCATACAACCGGTTTCCGGGTGTGGACTTGCGATTCTTTCAATCTTTTCCCATTTTTATCTGAAGGAAATGATGAATGATGTTGACTGGATGGGGATTACATTAGCAGGCATTGGCACTATAG GGGTTGGTGCCGGAGGTGAGGAGCAAAAGGCTTCCATAATATCGGTGTTTGATCTACCATGGTTGGCAATTGTAGTCGCCTTCTTGTTT GTCCTCCTTAATGGGTGGCTACGCATCTACAGACGTCAACGCAAAGAACAGGAGTTG ATGGAATATGAAGTTGTTGAAGAAATTATATATGGCTTGGAATCTGGCATTTTGTTCGG GATGGCATCTGTGATAACAAAGATGGGATTTGTGTTCTTGGAGCAGGGTTTCCACAGCATGCTGGTCCCGATATGCGTGATAATCAGCATATGTTGTAGTGGTACAGGGTTTTATTACCAGGAATGTTAA
- the LOC139189294 gene encoding probable magnesium transporter NIPA9 isoform X2, with the protein MDIFGALLMLRALSLAPVSVIQPVSGCGLAILSIFSHFYLKEMMNDVDWMGITLAGIGTIGVGAGGEEQKASIISVFDLPWLAIVVAFLFVLLNGWLRIYRRQRKEQELMEYEVVEEIIYGLESGILFGVSTACWSRYA; encoded by the exons ATGGATATATTCGGAGCTTTGTTAATGTTGAGAGCATTGTCTTTAGCTCCT GTGTCTGTCATACAACCGGTTTCCGGGTGTGGACTTGCGATTCTTTCAATCTTTTCCCATTTTTATCTGAAGGAAATGATGAATGATGTTGACTGGATGGGGATTACATTAGCAGGCATTGGCACTATAG GGGTTGGTGCCGGAGGTGAGGAGCAAAAGGCTTCCATAATATCGGTGTTTGATCTACCATGGTTGGCAATTGTAGTCGCCTTCTTGTTT GTCCTCCTTAATGGGTGGCTACGCATCTACAGACGTCAACGCAAAGAACAGGAGTTG ATGGAATATGAAGTTGTTGAAGAAATTATATATGGCTTGGAATCTGGCATTTTGTTCGG GGTTTCCACAGCATGCTGGTCCCGATATGCGTGA
- the LOC103448658 gene encoding plant intracellular Ras-group-related LRR protein 6-like isoform X1: MEGVGLSAVPSEVWESTELIKVDLSRNSIQELPVELSSCINLQTLILSRNKITHWPGAILQSLPNLLCMKLDNNPLRQIPPGGFQAAPMLQILDLSGNVASLPEHPAFSSLPHLQELYLRQMQLREVPSEVLSLQQLRILDLSQNSLQLVPVEFKNLASLTELGLSDNNISMLSPELGLLEPSLQALRLDGNPLRSIRRTVLDRGTKVVLQYLKDKIVED; this comes from the exons ATGGAAGGGGTGGGTTTGAGTGCTGTCCCATCAGAGGTATGGGAGTCGACTGAGCTCATAAAGGTTGATCTTTCTAGGAATTCCATCCAAGAACTCCCAGTTGAACTTTCATCATGTATCAACCTTCAG ACATTAATTTTATCCAGGAACAAGATTACACACTGGCCAGGTGCAATTTTACAGTCGCTTCCTAATCTTTTGTGTATGAAGTTGGACAATAATCCCCTAAGACAG ATTCCACCAGGTGGATTTCAAGCAGCCCCTATGCTTCAGATTCTAGATCTAAGTGGTAACGTGGCTTCATTGCCAGAGCATCCCGCATTTTCTAGCTTACCGCATTTGCAGGAGCTTTACCTGAG ACAAATGCAGCTAAGAGAAGTTCCATCGGAAGTCTTGAGTTTGCAGCAACTGCGGATCCTTGACTTGAGCCAAAATTCCCTCCAATTGGTTCCAGTG GAGTTCAAAAATCTTGCTTCACTCACTGAGCTGGGCCTATCTGACAATAACATATCGATGCTTTCCCCAGAGTTGG GGTTGCTTGAGCCTAGCTTACAAGCCTTGAGACTTGATGGAAATCCATTAAGAAG TATCCGGAGGACGGTTTTAGATAGAGGAACCAAAGTTGTTCTGCAATATCTCAAGGACAAAATTGTTGAAGACTAG
- the LOC103448658 gene encoding plant intracellular Ras-group-related LRR protein 6-like isoform X2 yields the protein MEGVGLSAVPSEVWESTELIKVDLSRNSIQELPVELSSCINLQTLILSRNKITHWPGAILQSLPNLLCMKLDNNPLRQIPPGGFQAAPMLQILDLSGNVASLPEHPAFSSLPHLQELYLRQMQLREVPSEVLSLQQLRILDLSQNSLQLVPVEFKNLASLTELGLSDNNISMLSPELGVA from the exons ATGGAAGGGGTGGGTTTGAGTGCTGTCCCATCAGAGGTATGGGAGTCGACTGAGCTCATAAAGGTTGATCTTTCTAGGAATTCCATCCAAGAACTCCCAGTTGAACTTTCATCATGTATCAACCTTCAG ACATTAATTTTATCCAGGAACAAGATTACACACTGGCCAGGTGCAATTTTACAGTCGCTTCCTAATCTTTTGTGTATGAAGTTGGACAATAATCCCCTAAGACAG ATTCCACCAGGTGGATTTCAAGCAGCCCCTATGCTTCAGATTCTAGATCTAAGTGGTAACGTGGCTTCATTGCCAGAGCATCCCGCATTTTCTAGCTTACCGCATTTGCAGGAGCTTTACCTGAG ACAAATGCAGCTAAGAGAAGTTCCATCGGAAGTCTTGAGTTTGCAGCAACTGCGGATCCTTGACTTGAGCCAAAATTCCCTCCAATTGGTTCCAGTG GAGTTCAAAAATCTTGCTTCACTCACTGAGCTGGGCCTATCTGACAATAACATATCGATGCTTTCCCCAGAGTTG GGGGTTGCTTGA